Genomic DNA from Solanum pennellii chromosome 3, SPENNV200:
GTTTACcaagtatatatatagagaaaaaattaattaagacgAAGGGAGGAGTGTTGATAATTAGattgaatttataaatttttttaaagtaaaagcTATGGCTGAGTTGTGACAGCCATTTAGCGTAGCTGTACAATATACTCAAGTGAAGtctcttttgaaaaaaaaagaatattgagAGAGCCGGTCATATAACTCCAAAACTGTACTCAAAGTGGGCGGTAAGGCTATATTATTTAAAACCGGTAATTCCCGGTGCCAGTGACTCCTGAACAGTTACAGCTCTGCAAAGGACAAGTTTCGCAAGTGgatttgttttatatataaaacCCTCAATTCTCTGCCGCTGTATGATATTCCTGCAGTGGAACGATTTAGCTATGGAGGCACCTGAATTCTCACACACATACACCCAGCCATCGGAGGATCGGCGttgttgtttttgctttccGTTGTCGTCAGGCGCCGGCTTGAAATGGTGGCGTAAGGAACAGACTGAAGAAGTGAAAGAAGGTTCTGTTTGGGCTAAAGGGATGAACGCTTTAATGAAGCTACGAGAATGGTCGGAGATTGTAGCGGGACCGAGATGGAAAACTTTTATCCGGCGTTTCAATCGGAACAAAAATGGTACGCAGGGGAAATTCCACTACGATCCTCTCAGTTATGCGTTAAATTTCGACGAAGGTACTATTAATGGAGAGGAGGATGAGTACGGGCTCCGGGATTTCTCGACGCGTTACGCTTCAATTCCGGCATCGGCTAGAGGGTCCTTGGATTTGAGCAGGGATGGCCCTAATTTCGTTTGAATGAGTTCAGTGCTGGAGAATGGAGATAATTTCTCACTTGTTAGAGCCTACAGCTCAGCAGGACTCGTCATAGtatatacaatattatattttagaattaGTTTATACATTTCAATGGGCTAATGAGTTGGTCAATTTgtgcataaataaatatattgaatgGTTAATTGGAGGAACAAAGCAACTTCTCTAAactattttgttattgttggcAAAATGGTTAAATTTATCCTTACCACTTGAGTAATTATGTTCTTGGTTAAACTTTTAGGAGTCGTTTGGTGATTGGTGGAAGTCACAAGGCATAATAATTTTAGgataaaatatagaattattttgttatagtgATGAAATAAGTTATTTCATATACATAATGAGATAAACTTATCtcggtgaagtccaaacaacctCATAGTCTTATGTTACCCTATTCGTTagaacaatttaaatttttattcttgATCCCGAACGGAAGTTCAAATTTGAGGGGTAGGTTTAGAGTTTGGACCTTTTACTTCTGAAGAATTTAAGCATGTGAGGTCCACTCATTCTACATTGGAACTCATTatgattaaaaaagaataagaagaaacgCAAGATGATTTTTCGATGTTAAGATTAAGACtaataaatagattaaaaatataaagtagtaaaattgagtaatttctAAAAGTATTTGAGATATTTGGATGTTTTAGCTTTTACGATTCCTTTATGGTCTGTAGATAAAGATTTAATGGAGGAAAAgagtaatgaaataaagaaatatcaaGTGATTTGGATGAATTTGGATCTTTTCGCTTTGTTGGGAGATAAAGGTTTAATGGATTAGAAAAAGAACGCCGTTCATGGAATTATCAATTTTGTAAAGTGGAGATAAACCTCCTTATCCaaaggaaaaagaacacaaagTGGAGATCATTCTTTGCATTTTTGctcctttttaattattattttctatactCTGCTAAAGCTGTCAACTAGTATTACCCAgattttgatttctaaattaaattatgtcATGGTCACCATTCTTTTTAATCGAATTAAAGTAGTGAGATGCTGACAAATTCATTCAAAGAAAATAAGGATTAGGAGTCTCGTAAGACagtacttttctttttagtttacttaaaaaagaatgacttcttttcttttttggcaacacattaactttaaacttttcacatgacatgtttaacaccacaaaattaaatgatattttgatacatttgacataacttcaatttataactataagattaaaaattcttccaagtcaaactagatcatCCTTACGGAGGAAGTATAACTTTTGGAACCTGGCAACTTGGCTGTGACAAATTTGCTACTTTACAGTTATGAATGCAAAACATTAGCTTCAATTATTTTCACAGAACCGTTAGAGAAGAACATAAGCTGGTCCGAACATAACTGATATTATGCACCAGCTCGGACGTATTAGAATATGTTGAGGAACTTAAGACTAATATTGTATGATGGTCAGAAAGCAATGGGTAAGGAATGAGGATTTTATTCACAGTGATCGACAACAGATTGCCTAGATAGCATTCCTGACAAGAGAGTCTTTTTAAGTCTTGCATTAAAACAACAAACTTGCTTTCATGGTTGAACACTAGGGGATGGTTTTCTGGTATTATGAGACTTTATATTAAGCAAAATGTCACCAACTACCCAGGGAAAGCCCAGACAATTAGCACTTTCGTGGCAGTAACTAGGATGATAAGTAACATGATACCATGCTGAAGCCAATTTCTGATGATCATCCTCCTGGCAGCAACTAGTGAACCACCCTTTGACCTCCTTGTGTAAGCTTTTGGCAGAAACCAAGATTCGATCTTTTAGTTCAAAGTACCTCCTGTTGTCCCTCTGCAGATACACTGACTTCTGGCGCAAATTGCCTGTCAGTATCTCAACCTCTTTCTCTGCTCCATAGTAGTTGAGTAAGCTGTTCATGCTATCCA
This window encodes:
- the LOC107013701 gene encoding uncharacterized protein LOC107013701, which encodes MIFLQWNDLAMEAPEFSHTYTQPSEDRRCCFCFPLSSGAGLKWWRKEQTEEVKEGSVWAKGMNALMKLREWSEIVAGPRWKTFIRRFNRNKNGTQGKFHYDPLSYALNFDEGTINGEEDEYGLRDFSTRYASIPASARGSLDLSRDGPNFV